A DNA window from Pseudarthrobacter sp. W1I19 contains the following coding sequences:
- a CDS encoding GNAT family N-acetyltransferase — MRPEDWPAVRNIYQEGIDTGHATFESEAPDWNRFNASRLPGHRLVAETAAGRILGWTAVAPVSARPVYSGVVEHSVYVAGEARGLGVGTALLRALSASTEGDGIWTIQASVFPENEASLKLHLANGYVIVGRRQRIAHMGYGPLRGQWRDTILIERRSPTA; from the coding sequence ATGCGCCCGGAGGATTGGCCGGCGGTCCGAAATATTTACCAGGAGGGGATCGACACTGGCCACGCCACGTTCGAATCCGAGGCGCCGGACTGGAACAGGTTCAACGCTTCCCGGCTCCCCGGCCACCGGCTCGTTGCGGAAACTGCTGCTGGCCGGATCCTTGGCTGGACTGCCGTCGCCCCCGTGTCGGCACGTCCCGTCTACTCCGGAGTCGTCGAACACTCCGTGTACGTTGCAGGAGAAGCACGCGGACTCGGCGTTGGCACAGCCCTGCTGCGGGCTCTCTCCGCATCAACCGAAGGCGACGGTATTTGGACCATCCAGGCCAGCGTTTTCCCCGAGAATGAAGCAAGCCTCAAACTCCATCTCGCCAACGGCTACGTCATTGTGGGACGCCGCCAACGCATTGCGCACATGGGATACGGGCCCCTTAGGGGGCAATGGCGGGACACCATCCTGATTGAACGCCGCTCCCCCACAGCCTGA
- a CDS encoding metalloregulator ArsR/SmtB family transcription factor, which produces MTSLPVLEPAADTACCPPAAPPLGAAEALSTAAIFKALADPNRLRLLSIVKAAESGESCVCDLTEPLDLGQPTVSHHLKILVDAGLLHREKRGTWAYYSLVPGALGRIGELLESL; this is translated from the coding sequence ATGACCTCACTGCCCGTGCTTGAACCGGCCGCCGACACCGCCTGCTGCCCGCCGGCAGCGCCCCCGCTGGGAGCTGCCGAAGCACTAAGCACCGCGGCCATCTTCAAGGCCCTGGCCGACCCCAACCGGCTGCGGCTCCTCTCCATCGTCAAGGCGGCGGAGAGCGGTGAGTCCTGCGTCTGCGATCTCACCGAACCGCTGGATCTTGGCCAGCCCACCGTCTCCCACCACCTCAAAATCCTGGTCGACGCCGGGCTGCTGCACCGCGAAAAACGTGGCACCTGGGCCTACTACTCCCTCGTCCCGGGCGCCCTTGGGCGCATCGGGGAACTGCTGGAGAGCCTGTGA
- a CDS encoding aquaporin codes for MTSHQPALWRRAVSELLGTALLVAIVVGSGIAAQQLSPHDVGLQLLQNSTATVLGLTVLILVFGPVSGAHFNPLVSLADWFLGRRTRSGLALPDVGAYVAAQAAGAIGGSVLANAMFDVGTSISVKDRATGGHLLGEVVATAGLILLIFALAATNRGALAAPAVGAYIGAAYWFTSSTSFANPAVTAGRIFSDTFAGISPGSAPPFVIAQVVGAALGLGLLLLLFPAAARAADDVVIPHGSRASKL; via the coding sequence ATGACTTCACACCAGCCGGCCCTGTGGCGCCGCGCCGTCTCAGAGCTGCTTGGCACCGCCTTGCTCGTTGCCATCGTCGTCGGCTCCGGGATCGCCGCCCAGCAGCTCTCGCCCCACGATGTCGGCCTGCAGTTGCTCCAGAACAGCACCGCCACGGTTCTTGGCCTGACGGTGCTGATCCTGGTCTTCGGCCCGGTCAGCGGCGCACATTTCAACCCCTTGGTGTCCTTGGCCGACTGGTTCCTTGGCCGGCGCACGCGCTCGGGCCTGGCCCTGCCGGACGTTGGCGCCTACGTAGCGGCCCAGGCTGCCGGGGCCATCGGCGGCAGCGTGCTCGCCAACGCAATGTTCGACGTCGGGACCTCCATCTCGGTTAAGGACCGGGCAACTGGAGGGCACCTGTTGGGTGAGGTTGTTGCCACCGCGGGGCTCATCCTGCTGATCTTTGCCCTCGCGGCCACCAACCGCGGCGCCCTCGCCGCCCCCGCAGTCGGGGCCTACATCGGAGCCGCGTACTGGTTCACCTCGTCAACCTCGTTCGCCAACCCCGCGGTTACTGCCGGCCGTATCTTCAGCGATACCTTCGCCGGCATTTCCCCAGGCTCCGCACCCCCGTTCGTGATCGCCCAGGTGGTGGGCGCCGCCCTTGGCCTGGGCCTGCTGCTCCTGCTGTTCCCGGCCGCCGCCCGCGCAGCTGACGACGTCGTCATTCCACACGGCAGCCGGGCCAGCAAGCTATAG
- a CDS encoding helix-turn-helix domain-containing protein, whose product MIIEPASSFEVRVARHAALADPARLRIVDLLTLGDFSPTELQAELGMSSNLLAHHLRTLEDAGLATRHRSEADKRRSYLRLAAGALDGLVPGVVQGAERVLFVCTRNSARSQLAAALWRQASTIPSVSAGTHPADHIAPGAFEAARRHGLDLPRQAPRSLDQVAGEADFVVTVCDNAHEELAGLSGIHWSIPDPLRLGTKEAFDMAFEDIARRVTDLASRVTAA is encoded by the coding sequence ATGATCATTGAGCCAGCTTCCAGCTTTGAAGTCCGCGTCGCGAGGCATGCGGCCCTCGCCGATCCGGCGCGCCTGCGCATCGTGGATCTGCTAACCCTGGGCGACTTTTCCCCCACAGAGCTGCAGGCGGAGCTGGGCATGTCCTCCAATCTGCTCGCGCATCACCTGCGGACACTTGAGGATGCCGGACTGGCCACCAGGCACCGCTCCGAGGCGGATAAGCGCCGCAGCTACCTCCGGCTGGCTGCCGGCGCCCTGGATGGACTGGTACCGGGTGTGGTGCAGGGCGCCGAGCGTGTCCTGTTCGTCTGCACCCGCAACAGTGCCCGGTCCCAACTGGCTGCGGCACTGTGGCGCCAGGCCAGCACTATCCCGTCCGTCTCTGCCGGGACGCACCCGGCCGACCACATCGCTCCCGGGGCTTTCGAGGCTGCGCGCCGTCATGGGCTCGACCTCCCCCGCCAGGCCCCGCGCTCCCTCGATCAGGTCGCGGGAGAGGCGGACTTTGTGGTGACCGTGTGCGACAACGCTCATGAGGAGCTGGCTGGGCTGAGCGGGATCCACTGGTCCATTCCCGACCCCCTGCGCCTGGGCACCAAGGAAGCCTTCGATATGGCTTTCGAGGACATCGCCCGTCGCGTCACCGACCTTGCTTCCCGCGTCACCGCCGCCTGA
- a CDS encoding arsenate reductase ArsC, whose translation MSTETAKKPSVLFVCVHNAGRSQMAAAFLTTLGKGQIEVRSAGSQPAGKINPAAVEAMAELGIDMSAEVPKVLTTEAVKESDVVITMGCGDECPYFPGKRYEDWVLEDPAGKGVESVRPIRDEIKTRIEGLIDSLTAAAK comes from the coding sequence GTGAGCACCGAAACCGCCAAGAAGCCGTCCGTCCTGTTCGTCTGCGTCCACAACGCAGGCCGTTCCCAGATGGCCGCCGCGTTCCTGACCACGCTTGGCAAGGGACAGATCGAGGTCCGTTCCGCCGGGTCCCAGCCTGCTGGCAAGATCAACCCGGCCGCCGTTGAGGCCATGGCAGAGCTCGGCATCGACATGTCCGCAGAGGTGCCCAAGGTCCTCACCACGGAGGCTGTCAAAGAGTCAGACGTGGTCATCACTATGGGCTGCGGCGATGAGTGCCCCTATTTCCCCGGCAAGCGCTACGAGGACTGGGTCCTGGAGGACCCGGCAGGGAAGGGCGTGGAATCCGTCCGCCCCATCCGGGATGAGATCAAGACCCGCATCGAGGGCCTGATCGACTCCCTGACCGCGGCCGCCAAGTAG
- a CDS encoding NAD(P)-binding domain-containing protein, whose protein sequence is MESAKSLPVAVIGAGPVGLAAAAHVLERGLEPLIFEAGTTPGAAIEQWRHIRLFSPWRFNTDAAAVRLLEASGWEAPRPTALPYGGELIDNYLAPLAALPRIASRLQTGARVTAVTRQGLDKTHIKGRDTTPFVVRVEHSDGETLDHTVAAVIDASGTWSTRNPLGTSGLPAIGEETAGERISAPLPDVTGRDRAFFAGRRVLVVGGGHSAANTLINLSDLAKEEPDTRILWAVRGDSAAKVYGGRDLDGLPARGQLGGRVRRLVEAGKIELHTGFGISSIKSLDSSVTVGAVDGRTIEADVVVPCTGFRPDLDMLRELRLYLDPAVEAPMELGPLIDPEFHSCGTVPPHGAKLLAHPDKDFYIVGMKSYGRAPTFLLATGYEQVRSVAAVLAGDQESADTVHLELPETGVCSTDAGTSCDVPGTTLAAGASADAQAACCAAPEPVLVGFPTGLAHGRSGANN, encoded by the coding sequence ATGGAGTCAGCGAAGAGTCTCCCGGTCGCCGTGATCGGCGCCGGCCCTGTGGGCCTGGCCGCCGCAGCCCACGTGCTTGAACGGGGCCTGGAACCGCTGATCTTTGAAGCCGGCACGACGCCGGGCGCAGCCATCGAACAGTGGCGGCACATTCGTCTTTTTTCACCGTGGCGGTTCAACACGGACGCCGCTGCCGTCCGCCTCCTCGAAGCCTCCGGTTGGGAAGCACCCCGGCCCACGGCCCTGCCCTACGGCGGGGAGCTGATCGACAACTACCTGGCACCCCTGGCGGCGCTTCCCCGGATCGCGTCACGCCTGCAGACAGGCGCCCGCGTCACGGCCGTCACCCGGCAGGGCCTGGACAAGACCCACATCAAGGGCCGCGACACCACGCCTTTCGTGGTGCGGGTCGAACACAGTGACGGCGAAACCCTGGACCACACCGTGGCAGCAGTCATCGACGCCTCCGGCACCTGGTCCACCCGCAACCCGCTGGGCACCTCGGGCCTTCCCGCCATCGGCGAAGAGACAGCAGGCGAACGAATCTCCGCGCCGCTGCCCGACGTCACCGGCCGCGACCGTGCGTTCTTCGCCGGCCGCCGGGTCCTGGTGGTCGGTGGCGGGCACTCCGCCGCCAACACCCTGATCAACCTCTCTGACCTCGCGAAGGAAGAGCCGGACACCCGTATCCTTTGGGCGGTCCGGGGCGACTCTGCCGCGAAAGTCTACGGCGGCCGCGACCTCGACGGCCTTCCTGCCCGTGGCCAGCTTGGCGGCCGGGTCCGCCGGCTGGTCGAGGCCGGAAAAATCGAACTGCACACCGGTTTCGGAATCAGCTCCATCAAATCGCTGGACTCATCCGTCACCGTTGGTGCGGTTGACGGCCGCACCATCGAGGCCGACGTCGTTGTCCCTTGCACGGGCTTCCGGCCCGACCTGGACATGCTGCGCGAGCTCCGCCTGTACCTGGACCCCGCCGTCGAAGCACCGATGGAACTGGGGCCCCTGATCGACCCGGAATTCCACTCCTGCGGCACCGTCCCGCCGCACGGCGCCAAACTCCTTGCCCACCCGGACAAGGACTTCTACATCGTCGGGATGAAGTCCTACGGCCGGGCCCCGACCTTCCTGCTGGCCACCGGCTACGAACAGGTCCGCTCCGTCGCCGCCGTCCTCGCCGGCGACCAGGAATCAGCCGACACCGTCCACCTCGAACTTCCCGAAACAGGCGTCTGCTCTACAGACGCCGGCACCAGCTGCGACGTCCCGGGAACCACCCTGGCAGCCGGGGCCTCCGCGGATGCACAGGCCGCTTGCTGCGCAGCACCAGAACCGGTGCTGGTCGGCTTCCCTACAGGCTTGGCCCACGGCCGCTCCGGCGCCAACAACTAA
- a CDS encoding HAMP domain-containing sensor histidine kinase, whose translation MFQLPLSITMLLVVVLARILHSAFEWTGPFAYTLLGHLLLLAAGALVPWERLPERSILIIPVLDCLAIGLSREAGDQYLSALSFLLVFPVVWLSYGPQRSGVILAVLAAFVSVALPPAVLDTGYTSASFIRIALLSVILGAMALTTYGVANALRQQRLRLENQEAEVRRLLAASEDREQLLGTVMDTVSVAVCALDHRGRTILTNQHPGSGPAGTICVDTPADGGAGLPVYGMDRKQPLPPERHPRLRAARGEPFTDELVWIGSGTGQRAYSATCRLITTVEGRHSGAVMALTDVTALVEALSAKDQFVANVSHELRTPLTSILGYLALALDEGLDPDVEHSLQVAKRNAERLLTLVGDLLTTASGTVTVTPRPADLARVAAQRVEAAQSRAKSAGVTLNLQTEGPATGRFDPDRMGQAIDNLMSNAIKYTPAGGTVTVRVSTSGENLTCEVADTGVGMTEEDLAQAFTRFFRTAKAHSSAIPGAGLGLAITRAIIENHRGSITLSSTHGKGTTATITLPDADAVARPLVSA comes from the coding sequence ATGTTCCAGCTTCCGCTGTCCATCACCATGCTGCTGGTAGTGGTCCTGGCCAGGATTCTGCATTCTGCTTTCGAGTGGACTGGCCCCTTTGCGTACACCTTGCTGGGCCATCTCCTCCTGCTCGCTGCCGGCGCGCTGGTGCCGTGGGAGCGGCTTCCGGAGCGGTCAATCCTCATCATCCCGGTCCTTGACTGCCTCGCCATTGGCCTGTCCCGCGAAGCCGGCGACCAATACTTGTCCGCGCTGAGTTTCCTCCTGGTTTTCCCGGTGGTCTGGCTGTCCTACGGGCCGCAGCGGAGCGGGGTGATCCTCGCCGTACTGGCTGCCTTTGTTAGCGTCGCGCTGCCGCCGGCGGTCCTGGATACCGGCTACACGAGCGCCTCCTTCATCCGAATTGCGCTCCTTTCGGTCATCCTTGGAGCAATGGCGCTCACCACCTACGGAGTGGCCAACGCCCTCCGCCAGCAGCGGCTCCGGCTTGAGAATCAGGAAGCGGAGGTCCGGCGGCTGCTGGCGGCGAGCGAGGACCGCGAGCAGCTCCTGGGCACCGTTATGGATACGGTCAGCGTGGCAGTCTGTGCCCTCGACCACAGAGGCAGGACCATCCTCACCAACCAGCATCCGGGAAGCGGCCCCGCCGGCACGATCTGCGTGGATACGCCTGCAGACGGGGGCGCGGGCCTTCCGGTCTATGGCATGGACCGGAAGCAGCCCCTTCCCCCGGAGCGGCACCCACGCCTGCGCGCAGCCCGAGGTGAGCCCTTCACCGATGAACTGGTATGGATCGGCAGTGGGACCGGCCAGCGTGCGTACTCGGCCACCTGCAGGCTGATCACCACGGTGGAGGGCCGGCATTCCGGTGCTGTCATGGCCTTAACCGACGTCACTGCACTGGTGGAGGCCCTCTCCGCCAAGGACCAGTTCGTCGCAAATGTTTCCCATGAACTTCGAACGCCGCTGACGTCGATCCTGGGCTACCTGGCACTGGCGTTGGATGAAGGCCTCGATCCCGACGTCGAACATTCCCTGCAAGTTGCCAAACGCAACGCCGAACGCCTGCTGACCCTGGTGGGCGACCTGCTCACCACCGCCTCCGGCACCGTGACCGTCACTCCCCGCCCTGCAGACCTGGCCCGGGTTGCCGCCCAGAGGGTTGAAGCCGCCCAGTCGCGGGCCAAGTCCGCCGGCGTCACGTTGAATCTGCAGACGGAGGGTCCGGCCACGGGGCGCTTCGATCCCGACCGGATGGGGCAGGCCATCGACAACCTGATGTCCAATGCCATCAAGTACACGCCGGCCGGCGGTACCGTCACAGTCCGTGTCAGCACCAGCGGAGAGAACCTCACGTGCGAGGTTGCCGATACTGGAGTCGGGATGACAGAAGAAGACCTCGCCCAGGCCTTCACCCGCTTCTTCCGTACGGCCAAAGCCCACTCTTCCGCCATTCCCGGTGCCGGCCTGGGACTCGCGATCACCCGGGCCATCATTGAAAACCACCGGGGAAGCATCACCCTCAGCAGCACCCACGGAAAAGGAACCACTGCAACGATTACCCTCCCGGATGCGGATGCGGTGGCCCGGCCCCTGGTTTCCGCCTAA
- a CDS encoding molybdopterin oxidoreductase family protein — MVDRIADIWGTRTPFAQGERWPVRVDQVLAKGLSDQDVDRWVQSACVLCSNGCGIDIAVKNGAMVGVRGRAMDIVNHGRLGPKGLFASWQGVSNKDRLTQPLIRENGELVETDWATAMDRIVSRSKALLEEKGPLSHGFYTSGQLFLEEYYALGIIGKAGLGTPHMDGNTRLCTATAAAAMKESFGSDGQPGSYTDIDECDAIFLYGHNMAETQTVLWARVLDRIAGPNKPLVVCVDPRSTEVARHADVHLPVRPGTNLALMHGLVREVIRNGWMDEEYIAAHTLRFEDLADKIEPWTPEAVAVECGVDAAAVVEAARIFGTSQRVLSTVLQGFYQSAQATASSCQVNNLHLLRGMIGKPGCGILQMNGQPTAQNTREAGADGDLPGFRNWENPQHIKQLAELWDVDELVIPHWAPPTHAAQIFRYAEQGSIKFLWISATNPAVSMPQLPRIREILAKPELFLVVQDLYMTESTQYADVVLPAAAWGEKTGTFTNVNRTVHLSEQAVEPPGQARSDLQIFLDYSRRMDFRTNSGRPLLDWDGPEDGFNAWRECSKGRLCDYTGLSYERLRGGSGIPWPVNEEHPNGTDRLYGDGVFPTHADAAEDYGHDLSTGATVGEQAYKAMAPSGRAIFKTAPYQGAHETPDSEYPFRYTTGRTAYHFHTRTKTGRSPQLNDAAPAMWVEMAESDAEALGLGEGDVVRVESRRGHLFAPVRIANIRTGTVFAPFHYGYWDAADPAEADPQQRPTAANELTLTEWDPVSKQPVYKTAAVRVTKVANASGPAPAPTTTASRPARAGRVLATVGGAAGEVSEILAPTEPPAAPRDEVGS; from the coding sequence ATGGTGGACCGGATTGCTGACATCTGGGGAACCCGTACGCCATTCGCCCAGGGGGAGCGGTGGCCGGTCCGGGTGGACCAGGTCCTTGCGAAGGGGCTCAGCGACCAGGACGTGGACCGGTGGGTGCAGTCGGCCTGCGTGCTGTGCAGCAACGGCTGCGGCATCGACATTGCCGTCAAGAACGGAGCGATGGTGGGCGTCCGGGGCCGGGCGATGGACATCGTCAATCACGGCCGGCTGGGCCCCAAGGGGCTTTTCGCCTCCTGGCAGGGTGTAAGCAACAAGGACCGGCTGACCCAGCCGCTGATCCGCGAAAACGGCGAACTGGTGGAGACTGACTGGGCCACCGCCATGGACCGGATCGTCTCGCGGAGCAAGGCCCTCCTGGAGGAGAAGGGGCCGCTGAGCCACGGCTTCTACACCTCCGGCCAGCTGTTCCTGGAGGAGTACTACGCCCTGGGCATCATCGGCAAGGCCGGGCTCGGCACCCCGCACATGGACGGCAACACCAGGCTGTGCACGGCCACCGCAGCGGCGGCGATGAAGGAGTCCTTCGGCTCGGACGGTCAGCCCGGCAGCTACACGGACATCGATGAATGCGATGCGATCTTCCTCTACGGCCACAACATGGCCGAGACCCAGACCGTGCTGTGGGCCCGGGTCCTGGACCGGATTGCCGGGCCCAACAAGCCCTTGGTGGTGTGTGTGGACCCACGCTCCACGGAAGTGGCCCGGCATGCAGACGTTCACCTGCCCGTGCGGCCGGGCACCAACCTGGCGTTGATGCACGGCCTGGTCCGCGAGGTGATCCGGAACGGGTGGATGGATGAGGAGTACATCGCCGCCCACACCCTCCGCTTCGAGGATCTGGCGGACAAGATTGAGCCGTGGACGCCGGAGGCTGTGGCCGTCGAGTGCGGGGTGGACGCAGCCGCGGTGGTGGAGGCGGCCCGGATTTTCGGGACCTCGCAGCGGGTGCTGTCCACGGTGCTGCAGGGCTTCTACCAGTCCGCGCAGGCCACCGCCTCGTCCTGCCAGGTCAACAACCTGCACCTGCTGCGCGGCATGATCGGCAAGCCGGGCTGCGGGATCCTGCAGATGAACGGCCAGCCCACCGCGCAGAACACCCGCGAGGCAGGGGCCGACGGCGATCTGCCGGGTTTCCGTAATTGGGAAAACCCCCAGCACATCAAGCAGCTGGCCGAACTGTGGGACGTGGACGAGCTCGTCATCCCGCACTGGGCCCCGCCCACCCACGCGGCGCAGATCTTCCGTTATGCCGAACAGGGTTCCATCAAGTTCCTCTGGATCTCGGCCACCAACCCTGCGGTGTCCATGCCCCAGCTGCCCCGCATCCGCGAGATTTTGGCCAAGCCCGAGCTGTTCCTGGTGGTCCAGGACCTCTACATGACCGAGAGTACCCAGTATGCCGACGTCGTCCTGCCGGCCGCCGCCTGGGGTGAAAAGACCGGGACGTTCACCAACGTCAACCGGACGGTCCACCTGTCCGAGCAGGCAGTGGAACCGCCCGGCCAGGCCCGGAGCGACCTCCAGATCTTCCTGGACTACTCGCGCCGGATGGACTTCCGCACCAACTCGGGCCGTCCCCTGCTGGACTGGGATGGCCCGGAGGACGGCTTCAACGCCTGGCGGGAATGCAGCAAAGGCCGCCTGTGCGACTACACAGGCCTCAGCTACGAGCGGCTGCGCGGCGGAAGCGGCATCCCCTGGCCGGTCAACGAGGAACACCCCAACGGGACGGACCGGTTATACGGTGATGGGGTCTTTCCCACCCATGCTGATGCCGCCGAAGATTACGGGCACGACCTGTCCACCGGAGCCACCGTGGGGGAGCAGGCCTATAAGGCGATGGCGCCGAGCGGGCGTGCCATCTTCAAAACGGCGCCCTACCAGGGGGCGCACGAAACCCCGGACAGCGAATACCCCTTCCGCTACACCACGGGCAGGACGGCCTACCACTTCCACACCCGCACTAAGACCGGCCGGTCCCCCCAGCTGAACGACGCCGCACCGGCCATGTGGGTGGAGATGGCGGAGAGCGACGCCGAAGCACTCGGCCTGGGCGAGGGGGACGTGGTCCGCGTCGAGTCCCGCCGCGGGCACCTCTTCGCCCCCGTGCGGATAGCCAACATCCGTACCGGAACTGTCTTTGCTCCCTTCCATTACGGGTACTGGGATGCTGCGGATCCGGCCGAGGCTGATCCGCAGCAGCGGCCAACGGCGGCAAACGAGCTGACCCTGACGGAATGGGACCCGGTATCCAAGCAGCCCGTCTATAAGACCGCCGCTGTGCGGGTGACCAAAGTCGCCAACGCCTCCGGCCCGGCACCCGCTCCCACCACCACTGCGTCCCGTCCCGCCCGTGCCGGCCGCGTCCTGGCGACGGTGGGCGGTGCAGCCGGTGAGGTGAGCGAGATCCTCGCCCCCACGGAACCGCCGGCGGCGCCCCGGGACGAGGTGGGGTCATGA
- a CDS encoding DUF6766 family protein has product MKKALRNNGLSLFFGLIFLLALLGQGLTGHALFNEEQLANGLEEISLGQYLTSSHFAVDVSENWQSEYLQFLLYIMATIWLVQKGSPESKELDQPGIESDKDQLVGEYSNPKSPAWARAAGWRRTVFSNSLGMTMGLIFVLCWLVQSFAGNSAYNEEQISNFQQPVTWIEYVTSAEFWNRTLQNWQSEFLAVGSMVVLSIYLRQRGSPESKPVGAAHDDTASTG; this is encoded by the coding sequence GTGAAAAAAGCACTTCGGAACAACGGACTGAGCCTCTTCTTCGGGCTGATCTTCCTCCTGGCCCTGCTGGGGCAGGGGCTGACCGGCCATGCCCTGTTCAACGAGGAACAGCTCGCCAACGGGCTTGAGGAAATCAGCCTGGGCCAGTACCTCACCTCCTCCCACTTCGCGGTGGACGTCTCCGAAAACTGGCAGTCCGAATACTTGCAGTTCCTGCTCTACATCATGGCCACCATCTGGCTGGTCCAGAAAGGATCACCCGAATCAAAGGAACTGGACCAGCCTGGGATCGAATCCGACAAAGACCAGCTGGTGGGCGAGTACAGCAACCCGAAATCGCCGGCCTGGGCCAGGGCCGCCGGCTGGCGCCGCACCGTCTTTTCAAATTCGCTCGGGATGACGATGGGACTGATCTTCGTCCTGTGCTGGCTGGTGCAGTCCTTCGCCGGAAACAGTGCCTACAACGAAGAGCAGATCAGCAACTTCCAGCAGCCTGTGACCTGGATCGAGTACGTGACGTCTGCAGAGTTTTGGAACCGTACGCTGCAGAACTGGCAGTCGGAATTCCTCGCCGTCGGCTCCATGGTGGTCCTGTCCATCTACCTCCGCCAGCGCGGCTCACCCGAATCCAAGCCAGTCGGCGCCGCCCACGACGATACTGCCTCGACGGGCTAG
- a CDS encoding oxidoreductase, whose protein sequence is MATWLITGCSTGLGRALAQAVLTHGHNAVVTARNPATVQDLADAFPDTALALPLDVTDRPGISSVMEQAKQRFGGVDVLVNNAGYGYRAAVEEADDADVRQLFDTNVFGAVDMIKAVLPDMRERRSGSIVNISSIGARITPAGSGYYSATKAALEGISGSLRREVEPLGINVTVIEPGAFRTDFAGRSLTQSASPIGDYAETAGKRRKENDTMDGNQPGDPAKAAEAILAIVQSPNPPSLAVLGEDAFGAFAAVADAQRAELEQWRDLSLSTGLDH, encoded by the coding sequence ATGGCTACCTGGCTCATTACCGGCTGCTCCACAGGACTCGGCCGGGCGCTGGCCCAAGCGGTGCTCACCCACGGGCACAACGCCGTCGTCACAGCGCGGAACCCCGCCACCGTGCAGGACCTGGCCGACGCCTTCCCGGACACGGCACTTGCCCTGCCCCTCGATGTCACGGACCGCCCCGGGATCAGCTCGGTGATGGAACAGGCGAAGCAGCGCTTCGGCGGTGTGGACGTCCTGGTCAACAACGCCGGCTACGGGTACCGCGCCGCCGTGGAAGAAGCGGACGACGCCGATGTGCGGCAATTGTTCGACACGAACGTTTTCGGCGCTGTTGACATGATCAAGGCGGTCCTCCCGGACATGCGCGAGCGCAGGTCCGGGTCCATTGTGAACATCTCCTCGATCGGCGCCCGCATCACCCCAGCCGGGTCCGGCTACTACTCTGCAACGAAAGCTGCACTGGAGGGCATTTCCGGCTCGCTCCGCAGGGAGGTTGAACCGCTGGGCATCAACGTGACCGTCATTGAACCCGGTGCCTTCCGCACCGACTTCGCCGGCCGTTCACTGACCCAGTCCGCCTCGCCCATCGGTGACTATGCGGAGACGGCCGGGAAGCGGCGCAAGGAGAACGACACCATGGACGGCAACCAGCCGGGCGATCCGGCCAAGGCCGCCGAAGCAATCCTGGCCATCGTTCAGAGCCCCAACCCGCCGTCGCTCGCTGTGCTGGGTGAGGACGCTTTCGGCGCCTTTGCCGCAGTGGCCGATGCTCAGCGCGCGGAACTGGAGCAGTGGCGGGACCTCAGCCTCAGCACAGGCCTGGACCACTGA
- a CDS encoding carbohydrate kinase produces MPTTQQPGDRPKSIDVVVVGEALVDIVVSPSGTVEHPGGSPANVAYGLGRLGVGTALLTSLGHDPHGQAIEQHLSRAGVHLLPGSRRGGRTATATAVLASDGSASYDFDVRWELPRTVPAVLPKVLHTGSIATFLAPGAAAVRDLLEQAHERCLVTYDPNIRPALLGSQAEAQRIFEDLVPLTDVVKLSDEDARWLYPGQPVEDAAQRILGLGTGLVAVTLGSDGSLLAASGTRLDIPPVRSAVADTIGAGDSYMAALIYGLLMRGTDGLTPAVLEWLGRLASKAAAITVRRPGANPPTLAELQGELPEHQPVP; encoded by the coding sequence ATGCCCACAACCCAGCAGCCCGGGGACCGGCCCAAATCCATAGATGTGGTGGTGGTCGGCGAAGCCTTGGTGGACATCGTCGTCTCCCCCTCCGGCACCGTGGAGCACCCGGGCGGATCACCCGCGAACGTGGCCTACGGATTGGGACGGCTGGGCGTAGGCACCGCATTGCTGACTTCCCTCGGCCACGACCCCCATGGCCAGGCGATCGAGCAGCACCTCTCAAGGGCCGGTGTCCACCTTTTGCCCGGGTCCCGGCGCGGCGGCCGGACGGCGACGGCAACGGCCGTGCTCGCCTCCGATGGCTCAGCCAGCTATGACTTCGACGTCCGCTGGGAGCTGCCGCGCACCGTGCCCGCAGTGCTGCCCAAAGTCCTGCACACCGGTTCGATCGCCACTTTCCTGGCACCGGGTGCGGCTGCGGTACGGGACCTCCTGGAACAAGCGCATGAGCGATGCTTGGTGACGTACGATCCGAACATTCGCCCCGCCTTGCTCGGCAGCCAGGCGGAGGCACAGCGCATTTTCGAGGACCTGGTCCCCCTCACTGACGTGGTCAAACTCAGCGACGAGGACGCGCGGTGGCTCTACCCCGGGCAGCCGGTGGAAGACGCCGCCCAGCGCATCCTTGGACTGGGCACCGGGCTGGTGGCCGTCACGCTGGGATCGGATGGATCCCTGTTGGCGGCGTCAGGAACGCGGCTGGACATTCCCCCGGTCAGGTCGGCCGTAGCCGACACCATCGGCGCCGGCGATTCCTATATGGCGGCCCTGATCTACGGCCTCCTGATGCGCGGGACCGACGGGCTCACCCCGGCAGTACTGGAGTGGCTGGGCCGCCTCGCCTCAAAGGCCGCGGCCATCACTGTCCGCCGCCCGGGTGCCAATCCGCCCACGCTGGCAGAACTGCAGGGGGAGCTTCCCGAGCACCAGCCCGTCCCATAA